A single Defluviitalea saccharophila DNA region contains:
- a CDS encoding cob(I)yrinic acid a,c-diamide adenosyltransferase encodes MNGLIHIYCGDGKGKTTAALGLALRACGSGYKVILAQFLKSWNTSELNILDKMENVLILRSKKPGKFTWQLNDEEKAALKIENNRIFEKAIEVISCDKKILIIFDELIGAIEKNLIDKEAVVDFLKTKPLHAEVVLTGRNPDGELLGLADYISEIKKIRHPFDSGVKAREGIEY; translated from the coding sequence ATGAACGGGTTGATTCATATTTATTGCGGCGACGGGAAAGGGAAAACGACAGCAGCGTTGGGACTTGCATTGCGTGCCTGCGGCAGCGGCTATAAGGTAATTCTGGCTCAGTTTTTAAAGTCATGGAATACAAGTGAATTGAACATTTTGGATAAAATGGAAAATGTATTAATTTTAAGAAGTAAAAAACCGGGCAAATTTACTTGGCAATTAAACGATGAGGAGAAAGCGGCACTTAAAATAGAAAATAACAGAATCTTTGAAAAAGCTATTGAAGTTATATCATGTGATAAAAAAATCCTTATCATATTCGACGAGCTTATTGGAGCAATAGAAAAAAACCTTATTGACAAAGAAGCAGTAGTGGACTTTCTGAAGACCAAGCCGCTCCATGCCGAAGTAGTTCTTACAGGGAGAAATCCTGATGGGGAATTGCTTGGTTTGGCCGATTATATCTCTGAAATTAAAAAAATCAGGCATCCATTTGATAGTGGTGTTAAAGCACGAGAGGGGATTGAATATTGA
- the cobD gene encoding threonine-phosphate decarboxylase CobD, whose protein sequence is MDDIAMHGGDIYSYMEMNGAKPLDYSANINPLGFPDNVKKALAQSIESYSVYPDTNCRKLKEAVSAYEKFEADCILFGNGAADIIYRICYALRPKTALLTAPTFSEYGQALENTGCKIEYFGLSPEYGFTVGTGILEQVSGKDIVFICNPNNPTGNLADRSLIYKLAEKCRKENCILVIDECFMDFVAEKKSYSFIEYLEDFDNVIIVKAFTKIFAMAGLRLGYCLCSNKEILLKIEKAGQPWSVSTPAQVAGIAAIGDKDYLIRTARIIDEERGYLSKNLSSFGFTVFESHTNFILFKAEQTDLYDRLYKKGVLIRKCANFKGLDDTYYRIAVRCREDNEKLINAISEVIKNG, encoded by the coding sequence GTGGATGATATAGCAATGCACGGCGGCGATATCTATTCATATATGGAGATGAATGGAGCAAAACCGCTTGATTATTCGGCTAATATAAACCCTCTGGGTTTCCCTGACAATGTTAAAAAGGCGTTGGCTCAGAGTATTGAAAGCTATAGTGTCTATCCGGATACTAATTGCCGTAAGCTGAAGGAAGCTGTAAGTGCCTATGAAAAATTTGAAGCGGACTGCATACTGTTCGGAAACGGCGCGGCAGATATAATCTACAGAATATGCTATGCCTTAAGACCGAAGACTGCTCTCCTCACAGCGCCAACCTTTTCCGAATACGGACAGGCCCTTGAGAACACCGGCTGTAAAATCGAGTATTTTGGATTAAGCCCTGAATATGGCTTTACTGTGGGAACCGGCATATTGGAGCAAGTGTCAGGTAAGGATATTGTTTTCATTTGTAACCCAAACAACCCGACGGGAAATTTGGCAGACAGGAGCTTAATATACAAGCTTGCAGAAAAATGCCGAAAGGAAAACTGTATTTTGGTCATTGACGAATGCTTCATGGATTTTGTCGCTGAAAAGAAGAGCTATAGCTTTATAGAGTATCTTGAGGATTTTGACAATGTGATAATTGTAAAGGCTTTTACGAAAATATTCGCGATGGCGGGGCTCAGGCTCGGGTATTGCTTATGCAGCAATAAAGAAATACTGTTGAAGATTGAAAAAGCCGGGCAGCCGTGGAGCGTGTCGACACCTGCTCAAGTAGCAGGGATCGCCGCAATTGGAGATAAGGATTATCTAATAAGGACTGCCAGGATCATAGATGAAGAAAGAGGCTATTTGTCAAAAAACTTAAGCAGCTTTGGCTTCACGGTTTTTGAAAGCCATACTAACTTTATTTTATTTAAAGCAGAACAGACGGATTTGTATGACAGGCTTTATAAAAAGGGCGTACTGATAAGGAAATGCGCCAACTTCAAAGGACTTGACGATACATATTACAGAATAGCTGTCAGATGCCGTGAAGACAATGAAAAGCTGATTAATGCAATAAGCGAGGTAATAAAAAATGGCTAA
- the cbiB gene encoding adenosylcobinamide-phosphate synthase CbiB produces the protein MRYLFVIGIAFILDLIFGDPYWLLHPVCIIGKAISALEKMLRKIVKNELFAGTVLVLVISGLAFFVPFLILYLANTLNYYLAMGIEIYFCYQIFAVKSLKKESMKVYYPLKEGNYPEARKYLSYIVGRDTQNLDAKGITKATVETIAENTTDGVVAPLFYMAIGGAPLAFLYKAINTMDSMIGYRNEKYEKFGKVAARLDDIANFIPARITALLMIAASALNGLDYKNAFRMFLRDRKNHKSPNSAQTESVCAGALNVQLAGNAYYFGQLVHKPTIGDNNREIVAQDIVLTNKLMYTTSVLAVIAAMIVRGCIWWMI, from the coding sequence ATGAGATATCTGTTTGTTATTGGTATTGCTTTCATACTTGATTTGATATTCGGAGATCCATACTGGCTACTTCATCCCGTGTGTATAATTGGAAAGGCAATCAGTGCTTTGGAGAAAATGTTAAGAAAAATCGTAAAAAACGAGCTTTTTGCAGGGACAGTTCTCGTGCTGGTTATATCGGGATTAGCTTTTTTTGTTCCATTTTTGATACTGTATCTGGCAAATACTTTGAATTACTATCTGGCTATGGGGATTGAAATTTACTTCTGCTACCAGATTTTTGCCGTAAAATCCCTGAAAAAAGAGAGTATGAAGGTTTATTACCCTCTCAAGGAAGGCAATTATCCGGAAGCTAGAAAATACTTATCCTACATTGTCGGAAGGGATACGCAGAATTTGGATGCTAAGGGTATCACAAAAGCCACAGTCGAAACGATAGCCGAGAACACCACTGACGGTGTCGTAGCTCCGCTTTTTTATATGGCAATAGGAGGCGCGCCCCTTGCATTTTTATACAAGGCGATTAACACAATGGACTCCATGATAGGCTACAGAAATGAAAAGTATGAAAAATTCGGAAAGGTTGCTGCAAGGCTTGATGACATTGCAAACTTCATACCGGCAAGGATAACTGCACTGCTTATGATTGCGGCAAGCGCATTGAACGGCCTGGACTATAAAAATGCTTTTAGAATGTTTCTAAGAGATAGGAAAAACCATAAAAGCCCAAATTCTGCACAAACCGAGTCGGTATGCGCCGGAGCTTTGAATGTACAGCTGGCGGGCAATGCCTATTATTTCGGACAGCTTGTCCATAAGCCGACTATTGGTGATAATAATCGGGAAATTGTAGCTCAGGATATAGTTCTCACAAACAAATTGATGTATACGACTTCTGTTTTAGCAGTGATTGCTGCCATGATTGTAAGGGGGTGTATCTGGTGGATGATATAG
- a CDS encoding cobyric acid synthase has protein sequence MAKAIMIQGTTSNAGKSLITAGLCRIFSQDGYRVAPFKSQNMALNSYITEDGLEMGRAQVVQAEAAYKKPDVRMNPILLKPTSDKGSQVIVNGEVVGNMKAMDYYKNKTRYIPEIMKSYSSLAAENDIIVIEGAGSPAEINLKENDIVNMGMAKMANSPVLIVGDIDRGGVFASLYGTYMLLNETEKKYIKGNIINKFRGDIKILEPGLKMLEDLIPVPTVGVVPYMTMRIDDEDSLSEVFENSSVLVDIDIAVIKLPRISNFTDFNAFELILGAKVRYISSAKEFKCPDLLILPGTKNTIDDLKWMRECGIEAEILKYASRGNPVFGICGGYQMLCKSLKDPYNVEGGGEIKGLGLIDAHTVFEKEKTRTRVSGIFKCAGGIFSELNGKSFEGYEIHMGITKAEGFLSMLKSMDGGEKTDGLCQGNVYGSYVHGIFDSEEVLKTIIKALYNKKGLEYNETLSCDVKAHKEREYDKLADELRKSLDMKYIYKIIDEGVTL, from the coding sequence ATGGCTAAGGCAATCATGATACAGGGGACAACTTCTAATGCAGGCAAAAGCCTTATAACTGCAGGACTTTGCAGGATTTTTTCACAGGACGGCTATAGGGTGGCGCCTTTCAAGTCACAGAATATGGCACTGAATTCCTATATAACTGAGGACGGGCTTGAAATGGGCAGAGCTCAGGTTGTACAGGCCGAAGCCGCATATAAGAAGCCGGATGTCAGGATGAATCCCATCCTCTTGAAGCCCACAAGCGACAAAGGTTCACAGGTCATTGTCAATGGCGAGGTTGTGGGCAATATGAAAGCTATGGATTACTATAAAAACAAAACAAGATATATACCGGAAATTATGAAAAGCTATAGCTCCCTTGCCGCTGAAAATGACATTATAGTGATTGAAGGTGCAGGGAGCCCGGCAGAAATAAACTTAAAAGAAAATGACATAGTCAATATGGGCATGGCAAAGATGGCAAATTCCCCTGTGCTGATTGTTGGAGATATTGACAGAGGCGGTGTGTTTGCTTCACTTTACGGAACTTACATGCTACTGAATGAAACTGAAAAGAAGTATATTAAAGGGAACATCATCAATAAGTTCAGAGGCGATATCAAGATCCTGGAGCCGGGGCTTAAAATGCTGGAAGACCTTATACCTGTTCCAACAGTCGGTGTAGTTCCATACATGACTATGAGAATAGATGATGAGGACAGCCTTTCTGAAGTATTTGAAAATAGCAGTGTGTTGGTGGACATTGATATTGCTGTCATAAAACTTCCCCGAATCTCAAATTTTACGGACTTTAATGCTTTTGAATTGATTTTGGGAGCCAAGGTTAGATATATTTCGAGTGCAAAGGAATTTAAGTGTCCGGATTTGCTGATTCTACCGGGAACAAAAAATACAATTGACGATTTAAAATGGATGAGAGAGTGCGGTATTGAGGCTGAAATATTAAAATATGCAAGCAGGGGGAATCCTGTATTCGGTATTTGCGGCGGATATCAGATGCTCTGCAAAAGCCTTAAGGACCCTTACAATGTGGAAGGCGGCGGCGAAATAAAGGGCTTGGGACTCATTGATGCCCATACCGTATTTGAAAAGGAAAAGACAAGAACCAGAGTAAGCGGCATTTTTAAATGCGCTGGTGGTATTTTTTCAGAGCTCAATGGAAAAAGCTTCGAGGGCTATGAAATACATATGGGTATAACAAAGGCTGAAGGCTTTTTGTCGATGCTGAAAAGCATGGACGGCGGTGAGAAAACCGACGGGCTTTGCCAGGGGAATGTTTATGGCAGCTATGTCCATGGAATTTTTGACAGCGAAGAGGTTTTAAAGACCATTATAAAAGCTTTGTACAACAAAAAAGGTCTTGAATACAATGAAACCTTAAGCTGTGACGTTAAAGCGCATAAAGAGCGGGAATATGACAAATTGGCAGATGAGCTCCGCAAATCTCTCGATATGAAGTATATTTATAAAATTATTGATGAAGGTGTTACTCTATGA
- a CDS encoding precorrin-8X methylmutase, with protein MKLYRPDEIEKRSFEIITQEIGDIELDAKVAPIVKRVIHTTADFDYLHNLCFSENVINIALEAIKKGVDIVTDTKMALSGINKAALAKAGGKAYCYMADEDVARKAKEQNSTRASVSMEKAAELDKPLIFAIGNAPTALIKLDELIKSNKIKPVLIIGVPVGFVNVVESKELIMKSGVPYIVARGRKGGSNVAAAIVNALLYMAYPRES; from the coding sequence ATGAAATTGTATAGACCCGATGAAATTGAAAAGAGAAGCTTTGAAATAATAACTCAGGAAATTGGAGATATTGAACTGGACGCGAAGGTTGCGCCTATTGTTAAGAGAGTAATTCATACTACTGCGGATTTTGATTATCTTCATAATCTTTGCTTTTCCGAAAATGTAATAAATATTGCGCTTGAAGCCATTAAGAAAGGGGTTGACATTGTAACAGACACCAAAATGGCTTTATCCGGTATCAACAAGGCTGCTTTGGCAAAAGCCGGCGGCAAGGCATATTGCTATATGGCAGATGAAGATGTTGCAAGAAAGGCGAAAGAGCAAAATTCAACCCGTGCGAGTGTATCTATGGAAAAGGCGGCAGAATTGGACAAGCCTCTTATTTTTGCTATAGGCAATGCGCCCACAGCCCTTATCAAGCTGGATGAATTGATAAAAAGCAATAAAATAAAACCTGTTTTAATTATTGGTGTACCAGTAGGCTTTGTGAATGTCGTCGAGTCAAAGGAGCTTATTATGAAAAGCGGTGTTCCTTATATCGTTGCAAGAGGGCGAAAAGGCGGCAGTAATGTGGCGGCGGCAATTGTAAATGCTCTCTTGTATATGGCATATCCACGTGAAAGCTAA